The Epinephelus lanceolatus isolate andai-2023 chromosome 21, ASM4190304v1, whole genome shotgun sequence genome has a segment encoding these proteins:
- the smarcd2 gene encoding SWI/SNF-related matrix-associated actin-dependent regulator of chromatin subfamily D member 2 isoform X1 has translation MMASRGGFTPMNMNVSPMNVGHAAGMRMPGMPQAPAGYSRSMTTAPQYPQRPGMPSNRVGGPMGSMGGQLPGPSYGGGNMSMRQGMGPPSMDASRKRFLHMHQQQQQQEALGGLRRGAKRRKMADKVLPQRIRDLVPESQAYMDLLAFERKLDQTIARKRMEIQEAIKKPIMQKRKLRIYISNTYTPSKPEGEEAEKVSSWELRVEGKLLEEPGKQKRKFSSFFKSLVIELDKELYGPDNHLVEWHRMPTTQETDGFQVKRPGDVNVKCTLLLMLDHQPPQYKLDPRLARLLGVHTQTRASIMQALWLYIKNNKLQDCHEKEYINCNRYFRQIFGCPRMRFSEIPMKLAGLLQHPDPIIINHMISVDPTDQKKTACYDIDVEVDDPLKGQMTSFLSSTTNQQEIAALEMKVCPVCQSQLPAPHWPFRINIHLCWLCSPQIHETIEYINQLKTERDFMLSFSNNPQDFIQDWLKSQCRDLKLMTDVTGNPEEERRSEFYQAPWVPEAVGRYVYSKVQQRRQELEQVLGIRLT, from the exons ATGATGGCATCAAGAGGAGGATTCACACCGATGAATATGAATGTGAGCCCCATGAATGTTGGGCACGCTGCGGGCATGAGGATGCCAGGTATGCCGCAGGCTCCGGCGGGATACTCCCGGAGCATGACCACCGCTCCCCAGTACCCCCAG CGCCCAGGGATGCCGTCCAACAGAGTGGGAGGCCCCATGGGATCAATGGGGGGTCAGCTGCCTGGTCCTTCTTATGGTGGTGGGAACATGTCCATGCGGCAAGGCATGGGGCCTCCGAGCATGGACGCCTCGAGGAAACGGTTCCTTCATatgcatcagcagcagcagcagcaagaggCACTGGGAGGCCTAAGACGAGG GGCAAAGAGACGCAAGATGGCGGACAAGGTTCTTCCTCAGCGG ATCCGAGACCTGGTCCCAGAGTCCCAGGCCTACATGGATCTCTTGGCGTTTGAAAGGAAACTGGATCAGACCATCGCCCGAAAGCGTATGGAGATTCAGGAAGCCATCAAGAAACCCATTATG CAAAAACGCAAGCTCAGGATCTACATTTCGAACACGTACACACCCAGCAAGCCGGAGGGCGAGGAGGCCGAGAAGGTGTCCTCTTGGGAACTGAGAGTGGAGGGAAAACTTCTGGAGGAA CCTGGCAAGCAGAAGAGGAAGTTCTCGTCTTTCTTTAAAAGCCTGGTGATTGAGCTCGATAAGGAGCTCTATGGACCTGACAACCACTTAGTAGAG TGGCACAGAATGCCCACCACTCAGGAGACCGACGGTTTCCAGGTCAAAAGGCCCGGCGACGTGAATGTTAAATGCACCCTCCTGCTCATGCTTGACCACCAG CCCCCTCAGTACAAACTGGACCCGCGGTTGGCTCGCCTGCTGGGTGTGCACACTCAGACGCGGGCCAGCATCATGCAAGCTCTCTGGCTCTACATCAAGAACAACAAGCTGCAGGACTGTCATGAGAAGGAGTACATCAACTGCAACCGCTACTTCAGACAG ATCTTTGGCTGTCCTCGCATGAGGTTCTCAGAGATTCCCATGAAACTGGCCGGCCTGCTGCAGCACCCTGACCCCATCATCATCAATCACATGATTAG TGTGGACCCCACAGATCAGAAGAAGACGGCGTGCTATGACATTGATGTGGAGGTGGATGACCCACTGAAGGGCCAAATGACCAGTTTCCTGTCCTCTACAACCAACCAGCAGGAAATTGCTGCACTGGAGATGAAGGTATGTCctgtctgtcagtcacagcTGCCTGCACCTCACTGGCCTTTCAGGATAAATATACATTTGTGCTGGTTGTGTTCACCGCAGATCCATGAGACGATTGAGTACATCAACCAGCTGAAGACTGAGAGGGACTTCATGCTGAGCTTCAGTAACAATCCACAGGACTTCATCCAGGACTGGCTCAAGTCTCAGTGCAGAGATCTGAAG TTGATGACAGATGTGACAGGAAacccagaggaggagaggaggtctGAGTTCTACCAGGCGCCCTGGGTACCAGAGGCAGTGGGCAGATACGTTTACTCCAAA GTGCAGCAGAGGAGGCAGGAGCTGGAGCAGGTGTTGGGCATCCGACTCACCTAA
- the smarcd2 gene encoding SWI/SNF-related matrix-associated actin-dependent regulator of chromatin subfamily D member 2 isoform X2 has protein sequence MMASRGGFTPMNMNVSPMNVGHAAGMRMPGMPQAPAGYSRSMTTAPQYPQRPGMPSNRVGGPMGSMGGQLPGPSYGGGNMSMRQGMGPPSMDASRKRFLHMHQQQQQQEALGGLRRGAKRRKMADKVLPQRIRDLVPESQAYMDLLAFERKLDQTIARKRMEIQEAIKKPIMQKRKLRIYISNTYTPSKPEGEEAEKVSSWELRVEGKLLEEPGKQKRKFSSFFKSLVIELDKELYGPDNHLVEWHRMPTTQETDGFQVKRPGDVNVKCTLLLMLDHQPPQYKLDPRLARLLGVHTQTRASIMQALWLYIKNNKLQDCHEKEYINCNRYFRQIFGCPRMRFSEIPMKLAGLLQHPDPIIINHMISVDPTDQKKTACYDIDVEVDDPLKGQMTSFLSSTTNQQEIAALEMKIHETIEYINQLKTERDFMLSFSNNPQDFIQDWLKSQCRDLKLMTDVTGNPEEERRSEFYQAPWVPEAVGRYVYSKVQQRRQELEQVLGIRLT, from the exons ATGATGGCATCAAGAGGAGGATTCACACCGATGAATATGAATGTGAGCCCCATGAATGTTGGGCACGCTGCGGGCATGAGGATGCCAGGTATGCCGCAGGCTCCGGCGGGATACTCCCGGAGCATGACCACCGCTCCCCAGTACCCCCAG CGCCCAGGGATGCCGTCCAACAGAGTGGGAGGCCCCATGGGATCAATGGGGGGTCAGCTGCCTGGTCCTTCTTATGGTGGTGGGAACATGTCCATGCGGCAAGGCATGGGGCCTCCGAGCATGGACGCCTCGAGGAAACGGTTCCTTCATatgcatcagcagcagcagcagcaagaggCACTGGGAGGCCTAAGACGAGG GGCAAAGAGACGCAAGATGGCGGACAAGGTTCTTCCTCAGCGG ATCCGAGACCTGGTCCCAGAGTCCCAGGCCTACATGGATCTCTTGGCGTTTGAAAGGAAACTGGATCAGACCATCGCCCGAAAGCGTATGGAGATTCAGGAAGCCATCAAGAAACCCATTATG CAAAAACGCAAGCTCAGGATCTACATTTCGAACACGTACACACCCAGCAAGCCGGAGGGCGAGGAGGCCGAGAAGGTGTCCTCTTGGGAACTGAGAGTGGAGGGAAAACTTCTGGAGGAA CCTGGCAAGCAGAAGAGGAAGTTCTCGTCTTTCTTTAAAAGCCTGGTGATTGAGCTCGATAAGGAGCTCTATGGACCTGACAACCACTTAGTAGAG TGGCACAGAATGCCCACCACTCAGGAGACCGACGGTTTCCAGGTCAAAAGGCCCGGCGACGTGAATGTTAAATGCACCCTCCTGCTCATGCTTGACCACCAG CCCCCTCAGTACAAACTGGACCCGCGGTTGGCTCGCCTGCTGGGTGTGCACACTCAGACGCGGGCCAGCATCATGCAAGCTCTCTGGCTCTACATCAAGAACAACAAGCTGCAGGACTGTCATGAGAAGGAGTACATCAACTGCAACCGCTACTTCAGACAG ATCTTTGGCTGTCCTCGCATGAGGTTCTCAGAGATTCCCATGAAACTGGCCGGCCTGCTGCAGCACCCTGACCCCATCATCATCAATCACATGATTAG TGTGGACCCCACAGATCAGAAGAAGACGGCGTGCTATGACATTGATGTGGAGGTGGATGACCCACTGAAGGGCCAAATGACCAGTTTCCTGTCCTCTACAACCAACCAGCAGGAAATTGCTGCACTGGAGATGAAG ATCCATGAGACGATTGAGTACATCAACCAGCTGAAGACTGAGAGGGACTTCATGCTGAGCTTCAGTAACAATCCACAGGACTTCATCCAGGACTGGCTCAAGTCTCAGTGCAGAGATCTGAAG TTGATGACAGATGTGACAGGAAacccagaggaggagaggaggtctGAGTTCTACCAGGCGCCCTGGGTACCAGAGGCAGTGGGCAGATACGTTTACTCCAAA GTGCAGCAGAGGAGGCAGGAGCTGGAGCAGGTGTTGGGCATCCGACTCACCTAA
- the psmc5 gene encoding 26S proteasome regulatory subunit 8: MEVDGVDHMEMGESKGGSGLRQYYLSKIEELQLTVNDKSQNLRRLQAQRNELNAKVRLLREELQLLQEQGSYVGEVVRVMDKKKVLVKVHPEGKFVVDVDKNIDINDVTPNCRVALRNDSYTLHKILPNKVDPLVSLMMVEKVPDSTYEMIGGLDKQIKEIKEVIELPVKHPELFEALGIAQPKGVLLYGPPGTGKTLLARAVAHHTDCTFIRVSGSELVQKFIGEGARMVRELFVMAREHAPSIIFMDEIDSIGSSRLEGGSGGDSEVQRTMLELLNQLDGFEATKNIKVIMATNRIDILDSALLRPGRIDRKIEFPPPNEEARLDILKIHSRKMNLTRGINLRKIAELMPGASGAEVKGVCTEAGMYALRERRVHVTQEDFEMAVAKVMQKDSEKNMSIKKLWK; encoded by the exons ATGGAGGTGGACGGTGTCGATCAT ATGGAGATGGGGGAGAGTAAAGGTGGCTCAGGTCTGCGGCAGTACTACTTGTCCAAGATAGAAGAGTTGCAG TTGACAGTAAATGACAAGAGCCAGAATCTCAGACGTCTGCAGGCACAGAGAAATGAGCTCAATGCCAAAG TGCGTCTCCTTCGTGAGGAGCTCCAGTTACTACAGGAGCAGGGCTCCTACGTAGGAGAAGTGGTTAGGGTCATGGACAAAAAGAAAGTGCTGGTCAAG GTGCATCCGGAGGGAAAATTTGTCGTGGATGTGGACAAAAACATTGACATCAATGAT GTGACGCCCAATTGCCGCGTCGCTCTGCGTAACGACAGCTACACCCTGCACAAGATCCTGCCCAACAAGGTGGACCCTCTGGTATCGCTCATGATGGTGGAGAAGGTGCCCGACTCTACCTATGAAATGATTGGTGGCCTGGACAAGCAGATCAAGGAGATCAAGGAAGTGATTGAGCTGCCTGTCAAGCACCCAGAGCTGTTTGAGGCTTTGGGCATCGCACAGCCCAAG GGCGTGCTCCTGTACGGACCCCCAGGTACAGGGAAGACCCTGCTGGCCAGAGCTGTGGCtcaccacactgactgtacctTCATCAGGGTGTCCGGCTCTGAGCTGGTCCAGAAGTTCATTGGAGAGG GTGCCCGTATGGTGCGTGAGCTTTTCGTCATGGCCAGAGAACACGCTCCCTCCATCATCTTCATGGACGAGATTGACTCCATCGGGTCGTCTCGCCTGGAGGGCGGCTCAGGTGGCGACAGCGAGGTGCAGAGGACAATGCTGGAGCTGCTCAATCAGCTGGACGGCTTCGAGGCCACCAAAAACatcaag gtcATTATGGCCACCAACCGTATTGACATCCTGGACTCAGCTCTGCTCAGGCCAGGCAGGATCGACAGGAAGATTGAGTTCCCACCTCCAAATGAAGAG GCCCGTCTGGACATCCTGAAGATCCACTCCAGGAAGATGAACCTGACACGTGGCATTAATCTGAGGAAGATTGCAGAGCTGATGCCTGGAGCCTCTGGTGCTGAGGTCAAG GGTGTTTGCACAGAGGCAGGGATGTACGctctgagggagaggagagttCACGTCACCCAGGAGGACTTTGAGATGGCTGTTGCAAAG GTGATGCAGAAAGACAGCGAGAAGAACATGTCCATCAAGAAGCTGTGGAAGTAA